GAGCGGTTCCAACGATAACGGCTCGGCTAGCCCAGGTAGAAGCGCCGTTTGGTGAGTCAGAAGCGGGAGCACCAGCTGGCGTGTCAGAAGAGGGAGTACCAGCTGGTGTGGGAGCTGGTGGTGAAGAAGTATCGGGACCAGGAGCCGAAGCCGGTGAGTCGGAGCTGGGAGCCGGGGAGCTGGGAGTTGGAGCAGCGGTTGGGGTTGCGGTTGGGGTTGGGGTTGGGGTTGGGGTTGGGGTTGGGGAAGGGGGGGAGGCAACTGGTGCTGGTGGAGGTGCTACGGCGGGTGGGGTGGCAGTGGGAGGAGTTGCGGTGGGGGGTGTGGCGGTTGGTGGCGTGGCAGTGGGTGGTGAGGCCGTTGGTGGTGATGATGGGGCCTGAGCCATGCATGAGGTCGCCAAGAGAGCCAAgatcatgaaaacttgaagaCCAGAAGAACCCATCTTCGtatgagaaagagagaaagaaaacaCAGAGAAGGGAGAGTTGTGCTTAGCGAGAGAGGGAGGGAGAGCTGAGTTGAGTTGTGAGTGGAAAAGAGAAGAATGCGAATATAAAAAGGAGGGGAAGAAAGTGGAGAGCTGAACAAAGACAGCGCTTAATCAATAATGCTTAAGATTCCTCGAAtcgtttaataaatatttatatatatattatttgtacAATACTTGTATTCACGTATGGATTATGTATACATGTACAACTACTAATGTGCTAACCCAACAAAACATGGCAATTGGGCGGTGTGAATAATTGGTCAGCCTTCTCTACCCTTTAATTTCGTAGAAATTTCTACTAATGATCACATAAGGGGAGGCGCACCTAATTGCAATGTGACATTTCTCCATGTGTCCTTATAAGGTCATTTTGGGACTTAAGTAGTTATTCAGGGGAGTGAAATTACAAATAATGACATATGTGTTGGACATGTGTCGGTTGCAGGGGAGGTTGTTAGTGAAACGTCCAAATCCGAACCAACCGGACGTATAGGTTTTCGGCGTTATAATATTGTTTCTGTAAAGAAGCGTCGAACTTTCACAGTCTGTATTACGCGTTAACCTTTTCAACAACTCCAAATCTGTGTAGCTGGATTTACCGAATTACCCCCGTAACTTTGAAAAAATAGTACAATTGAACCAAAGTCCACACAAAAAATATGATGTACGAACGACCTGACCGTAGTTTCTGTTCCATTTCGACACGTGGCATGATCCTATTCGGTGAATTTGATCATCGCTTCTATGACAAAATTGCCAAGTCAAAAATAAGTTTGGCACACGTGTCGTTATTGTGCAGCTCTGATTAAGACCCCATACGAGAAAGTTCTCGGTAGTCatacattattttaatttatttgttcCAATATTTAATTAGCTGGGTGATTAGCCAGCCTTATgcacatataataaatatattaataatgtAACCGTTGTAAATGGGAAACAACTAACATGTTCATATGGACTGAttaaaatgtttttttaaaagaaattgaGAATAATTTCATTGGCCTAAAAAAATCTCAATGTCTTTTTGTCGTGCTTGGACAGTAACCTAGCCCCGAAGGTGTATGGAAAAACACATTAAACTGGATTTGTACGAAGACACGTATCAAAATCCAATTGTCAGGGACGCGTGGCAAGAAGGGGGTGACAGTGGTATTTATTCTCTGTGATAGGAAATAGATGCAAATTGGTTTAGTTTATCAAGTATTGGTTGTTTATATAGATATAGTATATAGATATATTATTAGAAGAATGACCAAATAGGAGCTGGCAAAAGCTGGCAAAGAAAAGAGGGTTAGATGATTCGGATAGAAGAGGGTCGTGTGTGCATGTGCAACTCACATAataattatgattattttgtagtTGGCCCGCATAATGGTTTTATGCTCCAAAAAGTTGAGAAATTTTGTATTAGGAAATTGACATATTATAGTGTTTGTTAGTGTTTTTAATTTATAGTGCACCCATCTTGATgttttcatttgttttattttgtcttcttttttatttttttcctttattcCCTTTTCAGATTGTCTTTAAAAGaacatatataattaattaataaattatagaCCCAAAACTAAGATCCCATTGGTTATGAAAGCAATAATTACCATAATGATCGATTCTCCGAATATTTGTATTTTGGTATATTCTACTAATTGAAATCGCAATAGCAATTTGATGAGCTAATTACAATATTACATTAGTATTTTTGGATAACTTATTATTCAACCAAGTTATAGTAGATCAATATATTTTTATGATCTTTTCTTGTAGCACATGAATGAGATCCATGCCATTTGGGTGGGTATCTATAACCCACaagaaattaaaagtagaaaAAGTTTTAAAATTTTGTCCAAGAAAATAGGTAATATAAGTTCTCACTCAAAATTATACTCAATCTGCCAttgtaaataaattcaaatacttGATTCATATTGAGAGTAATTGACACATTTGGTCTTTGATTATTTAAAGTGTCTTCTAATTCACATTTATTCGATTGATTCTTAAAAGAAAATTACAGTCATCATTAATTTAGTATTTTGGGTAGAAAATACTTAAGTCGAAGTCCAAATCCAATCAAGTGATTTAAATAAgttattaaaattgaaaaaatgtaTAACGATTTTAACTAATCAAATTATTAAATATGCTAATAACCCATGAACGAgtttcattttttatatatagttgaaaaaaatcaaaattttaaaatgtacCCTTTGAGCATCTTGAAGTGCTAAATTATTGTTGATGCTAAAATTGAGGACAAAATTTCGTTTTTAGCGCAGTGTGTGCTTATTCTTTTTATTTCGTATTTAAGTACAATTATATTGTCATTTATAAGTTGAAAATAATAAGAAATACATATTTTCCAAAGTATATAATTAATGCAAGTATAGtttttttctttagaaaaaatgTAAATAGAGTTGGCAATAGGTTTAATTGGTTTATAAGAAAAacataataaatgaaattgtatAGAGTAAACATGATGTGTCATTTTAGCATaatcaattatatttattaaaattgagacCTATTATTATAAAAAAGAATATTATTATTTGACACTTTAAGATGTTTAACATCATTCGAGGTGACACCTTATAATTGGTTAGCCATACTctataatactttttaaattcaaatatgtaaAATCTCATATTAAATTACACCAATAATCATACACTACCTCCTTGTAGTGTTGGACACCACTAGTGCTCATTAACAATTCTCTTATAAAAAGTAGTGTTATTGgtgcttattattattatttaaaatcacATAGCtgatcaaaataaaaattagaaaaatatgaCCTGTTTTAAAACTCTTATCAGTCTATTCGTCCTAATAATTTAAATTGGAGGAAATCAAAATGAACAAAAGTATTTTTAAGCAATGAACAttgt
The genomic region above belongs to Humulus lupulus chromosome 1, drHumLupu1.1, whole genome shotgun sequence and contains:
- the LOC133806012 gene encoding classical arabinogalactan protein 9-like, which gives rise to MGSSGLQVFMILALLATSCMAQAPSSPPTASPPTATPPTATPPTATPPTATPPAVAPPPAPVASPPSPTPTPTPTPTPTATPTAAPTPSSPAPSSDSPASAPGPDTSSPPAPTPAGTPSSDTPAGAPASDSPNGASTWASRAVIVGTALAGTFVAVALA